In one Rhodohalobacter sp. 614A genomic region, the following are encoded:
- a CDS encoding dihydrofolate reductase family protein has translation MSKRSVFIATSLDGFIAREDGGIDWLPIPDTESEEGEDYGYNDFIKSIDALVMGRNSFELVLSFDEWYYGDMPVFVLTNRGVEIPEKLSKTVSQLSGEPKEIVEKLAEKGYHNLYIDGGKTIQGFLNAGLIEEITITTIPVLIGTGIPLFGPTNRDIPLKLVESHSFADQLIQTRYIVQE, from the coding sequence ATGTCTAAACGATCTGTATTTATAGCCACCAGCCTCGATGGATTTATCGCGCGTGAAGATGGCGGAATTGACTGGCTTCCCATTCCTGATACCGAATCTGAAGAAGGAGAAGATTACGGTTACAACGACTTCATCAAAAGTATTGACGCCCTGGTTATGGGACGGAACTCCTTCGAACTCGTTCTCAGTTTTGACGAATGGTACTATGGAGATATGCCGGTTTTTGTATTGACGAACCGTGGTGTAGAAATACCGGAGAAACTCAGCAAAACAGTTTCTCAACTATCCGGAGAACCCAAAGAGATTGTGGAAAAGCTTGCAGAAAAAGGGTATCACAATTTGTACATAGACGGCGGCAAAACGATCCAGGGATTTCTGAATGCCGGGTTAATTGAAGAAATAACCATCACAACCATTCCGGTCTTGATCGGAACCGGCATCCCGCTCTTTGGCCCAACCAACCGGGATATTCCCCTGAAACTGGTTGAATCTCATTCTTTTGCAGACCAACTCATTCAAACCCGCTACATTGTCCAGGAGTAA
- a CDS encoding ArsR/SmtB family transcription factor → MPSDQLSTTFAALADPTRRAILASLTTGEKTVSDLAEPFDMTMPAITKHLKVLEKAHLIERSQKAQYRPCKLHPEPLKDIDNWMEQYRAFFEGSFDRLDDYLKQLQPKKENSDDH, encoded by the coding sequence ATGCCTTCTGATCAATTAAGCACAACATTCGCAGCACTCGCAGATCCCACGCGCCGGGCGATTCTTGCCAGCCTCACAACCGGAGAAAAAACCGTTTCGGATTTAGCTGAACCTTTTGATATGACGATGCCAGCGATCACCAAACACCTAAAGGTTTTGGAGAAGGCTCATTTGATTGAACGCAGCCAAAAAGCACAATATCGACCATGTAAACTGCATCCTGAACCTTTGAAAGACATCGACAATTGGATGGAACAATACCGTGCCTTTTTTGAAGGAAGCTTTGACCGGCTTGATGATTATCTAAAACAACTACAACCTAAAAAGGAGAACTCCGATGACCACTGA
- a CDS encoding DNA-3-methyladenine glycosylase family protein, with protein sequence MNKPEKEIHHFFIETAKELHPNLANAITTVGVQELPVENSEPLAHRLCRSVAQQQLSVKAARTIWGRVLEAANETPLTDFFHDQNVELLHTCGLSKAKTRAICGIAEVSRNGGLEACELKFMDYKSRTDRLTSLWGVGRWTADMISIFYFGDEDIWPDGDLAARKTLEKLTSRRRKTIRTAERFAPYRSYLALYMWKYQDTIPD encoded by the coding sequence ATGAATAAACCCGAGAAAGAAATTCACCATTTTTTTATTGAAACGGCAAAAGAGTTGCACCCGAACCTGGCCAATGCCATAACAACCGTTGGTGTTCAGGAATTACCGGTTGAAAATTCGGAACCTCTAGCCCATCGCTTATGCAGATCGGTTGCGCAACAACAACTTTCCGTTAAAGCTGCGCGAACTATTTGGGGCCGCGTACTTGAAGCAGCCAACGAAACTCCACTGACCGATTTTTTCCACGACCAAAATGTGGAATTGCTGCATACCTGCGGATTATCCAAAGCGAAAACCCGGGCCATCTGTGGCATCGCTGAAGTCTCTCGAAACGGGGGGCTTGAGGCCTGCGAATTGAAATTTATGGATTATAAAAGCAGGACAGATCGTCTTACATCTCTCTGGGGCGTAGGCCGTTGGACGGCAGATATGATTTCCATTTTCTATTTCGGCGATGAAGATATCTGGCCTGATGGCGATCTCGCCGCAAGAAAAACACTGGAAAAGCTTACCAGCCGTCGACGAAAAACGATTCGAACGGCTGAACGTTTTGCACCATACCGATCATATCTTGCACTCTACATGTGGAAATATCAAGACACCATTCCCGATTAA
- a CDS encoding SRPBCC family protein — translation MTTQAKDRTIQVSRQFDAPKDLVYDAFTAPEKIGQWWGPNGFTTTTKSMEFKEGGEWIFTMHGPDGTDYPNRITYTKINRPDLIMYDHAGNRPDEEVHFHQTITFEEVNGQTKVTLNLLFPTLKAKENAAEFGAIEGGKQTLARLGEFVKNQ, via the coding sequence ATGACAACACAAGCAAAAGACCGAACCATACAAGTAAGCCGGCAATTTGATGCGCCTAAAGATTTAGTATATGACGCATTCACAGCACCGGAAAAAATTGGACAGTGGTGGGGCCCCAATGGATTCACGACAACCACTAAAAGCATGGAATTCAAAGAAGGCGGAGAATGGATTTTTACCATGCACGGCCCCGACGGAACCGACTATCCCAACCGAATCACGTACACAAAAATCAATCGACCTGATTTAATTATGTACGATCATGCTGGAAACAGGCCGGATGAGGAAGTCCATTTTCATCAAACCATTACATTTGAAGAGGTTAATGGCCAAACAAAAGTTACTCTGAATCTACTATTTCCAACCCTTAAAGCTAAGGAAAACGCCGCAGAGTTTGGAGCGATTGAGGGAGGTAAACAAACACTCGCACGTCTGGGTGAGTTTGTAAAAAATCAGTAA
- a CDS encoding Dabb family protein, with protein sequence MKQTRQLLFVIFLILFSSACRQAGDEPEISTDQAPNITTGMLQHTVYFYLNEEVTDEEKQQFEEGLEELLSIEEIFKSDMGVPASTPERDVTDHSFGYSIFVWFETMEDYSVYADHPIHLDFIEKYEHLWADVKVYDSEIIQTLD encoded by the coding sequence ATGAAACAAACGCGTCAACTTCTATTCGTTATTTTTCTTATCCTTTTTTCATCCGCTTGCCGGCAAGCCGGCGATGAACCCGAAATCTCAACGGATCAGGCTCCAAATATCACAACCGGGATGTTACAGCACACTGTTTATTTTTATTTGAATGAAGAGGTTACCGATGAAGAGAAGCAACAATTTGAGGAAGGGCTGGAAGAGTTGTTATCTATTGAGGAGATTTTCAAATCTGATATGGGAGTGCCGGCTTCTACACCCGAAAGAGATGTAACAGATCACTCTTTTGGTTATTCAATTTTTGTTTGGTTTGAAACGATGGAAGATTATAGCGTATATGCCGACCACCCGATCCATCTGGATTTTATTGAGAAGTATGAGCACCTTTGGGCGGATGTTAAGGTGTACGATTCCGAGATTATCCAAACATTAGACTAG
- a CDS encoding TonB-dependent receptor: MKRIFYSIFSLIILVFPVITSAQVPTQTIRGQVTDEASGASIPGVSIILIDSDPFKGTTTDANGEFRLTNVPVGRQSIRFSFVGYETQLVRDIMVSSAREVVLNIALRESVTEMDALIVQPDQVKIEPINPMAFNSARQLGMEEASRYAGGFDDPARLASSFAGVTGNLGDNAIVIRGNAPKGMLWQMEGISIPTPSHFANVVTIGGGGITALSSYMLGNSDFYTGAFPAEYGNALSGVFDLNIRNGNNQQFEHAFEVGTIGVDAASEGPIGNGGASYLFNYRISSFSLISPLLPEDAGEIMYQNFSYKVNVPTTKAGTFTLWGLGANDRSGTSPEESPEEWIYNQDREDSESPTRFGAIALSHKLLIGENAFLTTDVAATGNGFKRKTERYTDDATQYYQHDFIKNESGKLTAKSILSNKFGPHHSQRIGVIVNRLGYNQVIQETTGPDEPLQTYIDETGHSYQAQIFSQSKISFGRFDITGGLHFHHFELTNSNSVEPRIGVQYQVGSNSWSLSYGRHSQIEPLSFYFSDPENRNLDLAKADHFVAGFTHLFNQNFRMNLEVYYQNLFDVPVVPDSSYSVLNLDNDWFFDDRLENDGKGRNYGVEITLERYLSNGWYGLLTGSVFKSEYRGGDGIWRNTRFDRGYSFVLLGGKEWELRRRNRVRFLSVNGRINLSGGKRYSPVDAEKSQIKREVFYDETRAFSEQEPDVFYADVTVEYRINRQQTSSVWSLQMINVTAQKEFYGYRYNLQENSIDEEKELILIPNISYRIEF; encoded by the coding sequence ATGAAACGAATTTTTTATTCAATTTTCAGCCTTATCATTTTAGTATTTCCGGTGATTACTTCAGCACAGGTTCCGACTCAAACCATTCGAGGACAGGTAACCGATGAAGCATCCGGGGCTTCCATTCCCGGAGTAAGTATCATTCTCATCGATTCCGATCCATTCAAAGGCACAACGACGGATGCGAACGGAGAATTTCGATTGACAAACGTACCGGTTGGGCGGCAGTCCATTCGATTTTCTTTTGTGGGATATGAAACTCAGTTGGTTCGGGATATTATGGTTTCATCGGCAAGAGAAGTTGTTTTGAATATTGCTCTTCGAGAATCAGTAACTGAAATGGATGCATTGATTGTTCAGCCCGACCAGGTAAAAATTGAGCCGATCAACCCGATGGCATTCAACAGCGCACGGCAACTCGGCATGGAGGAAGCTTCCCGTTATGCCGGTGGATTTGATGATCCTGCGCGGCTGGCGTCTTCGTTTGCCGGGGTTACGGGAAATCTGGGTGATAATGCCATTGTCATTCGCGGAAATGCCCCGAAGGGAATGCTGTGGCAGATGGAAGGAATATCGATTCCAACTCCAAGCCACTTTGCCAATGTTGTAACCATCGGCGGTGGAGGAATCACTGCTCTCAGTAGTTACATGCTGGGAAATTCCGACTTTTATACCGGAGCCTTTCCCGCAGAATATGGAAATGCACTCTCGGGCGTATTTGATCTGAACATCCGTAACGGGAATAATCAGCAATTTGAACATGCCTTTGAAGTCGGGACGATTGGTGTGGATGCCGCCTCTGAAGGGCCGATAGGAAATGGCGGAGCTTCGTACTTATTTAATTACAGGATTTCATCATTTTCGTTGATTTCACCTCTGCTTCCGGAAGACGCCGGGGAGATTATGTATCAAAATTTTTCGTATAAAGTAAACGTGCCGACAACAAAAGCCGGGACATTTACACTTTGGGGACTTGGAGCCAATGACCGCTCCGGAACATCGCCTGAAGAATCGCCGGAGGAGTGGATATATAATCAGGATCGTGAGGATAGCGAAAGTCCCACCAGGTTTGGAGCGATTGCCCTCAGCCACAAATTGTTAATTGGAGAGAATGCTTTTCTGACAACAGATGTGGCTGCCACAGGTAACGGTTTTAAACGTAAAACAGAACGATACACCGATGATGCCACTCAATACTATCAGCATGATTTCATCAAAAATGAATCCGGAAAACTGACGGCCAAATCGATTCTGAGTAATAAGTTTGGTCCGCATCACTCGCAGAGAATTGGAGTAATCGTAAACCGGTTGGGATATAACCAGGTGATCCAGGAAACGACAGGACCGGATGAACCACTGCAAACCTATATCGATGAAACGGGCCACAGTTACCAGGCTCAGATTTTTTCGCAATCGAAAATCAGTTTTGGCAGATTTGATATTACGGGAGGTTTGCATTTTCATCATTTTGAATTGACGAATTCCAACTCTGTTGAGCCAAGAATCGGCGTGCAATATCAGGTGGGTTCAAACTCATGGAGTTTATCATATGGCAGGCATTCACAAATTGAGCCTTTGTCGTTTTATTTTTCTGATCCCGAAAACCGCAACCTCGATCTTGCCAAAGCCGATCATTTTGTAGCGGGATTCACTCATTTGTTCAACCAGAATTTCAGAATGAATCTTGAGGTATATTATCAAAACCTGTTTGACGTGCCGGTAGTCCCGGATTCCAGTTACTCCGTTCTGAATCTCGACAACGACTGGTTTTTTGATGACAGACTTGAAAACGATGGAAAAGGCCGGAATTATGGTGTTGAAATTACTCTTGAGCGGTATCTTTCAAACGGTTGGTATGGACTTCTGACAGGTTCGGTTTTTAAATCAGAATACAGGGGAGGAGATGGCATTTGGCGGAATACAAGATTTGACCGGGGTTATTCATTTGTACTCCTCGGCGGAAAAGAGTGGGAATTGAGGCGTAGAAACCGAGTTCGGTTTTTGAGTGTAAACGGCCGGATTAATTTGTCCGGAGGAAAACGATATTCTCCTGTGGATGCGGAAAAATCTCAAATAAAAAGAGAGGTGTTTTATGATGAAACGAGAGCATTCTCTGAACAGGAACCGGATGTTTTCTATGCCGATGTAACGGTTGAGTATCGAATCAATAGGCAACAAACCAGTTCTGTCTGGTCACTCCAAATGATTAATGTAACGGCTCAAAAAGAGTTTTATGGATATCGTTACAATCTTCAGGAGAATTCTATTGATGAAGAAAAAGAACTGATTTTGATCCCGAATATCAGTTATAGAATTGAGTTTTAG
- a CDS encoding sulfatase-like hydrolase/transferase, protein MHIRNGYRSSLTFVFLLLLIAGCSKEPEYERPNILWITSEDNSPFIGAYGDSLAVTPNIDRLADRGILFENAFATTPVCAPSRFTIITGTYGNSMGTEQMRSTYPVPDFVKFFPRYLREAGYYTTNNVKKDYNTVDQPEAWDESSNTAHYRNREEGQPFFHIRNFTTTHESQLHTPIDTLIHDPDQMLVPPYHPDTDSVRADWARYYDLITKLDSQVGEVLDELEASGEAENTIVFYYSDHGGVLPRSKRFMYESGLHIPMIIYLPPKYAHLGPEQDRTDRLVSFVDLAPTVLSLAGIEPPEWMDGEAFLGEFAAAEREYIHAYRGRMDERYDLVRAVRNKEYLYVHNYMPNRIYGQHLSYLWRSRTMKEWDELYQTGNLNEVQRRFFEEKPVEELYKISEDPHNINNLAFQEEYQEILMHMRNVNLNWMILQRDLGFIQESRIDSLRANRSLYSAVRDQNIPIAEIIVSAEIASLEGVTDRNHLSEFLNHDDSSVRYWAARRLIADKESAQDFYEKLLELAEDPSPGVRISAAEALYGLGETETAYNIINEALDHENFSVQLMALNFLEAIDISEFPPTLFEKISALYESSANDSFETDYYINRATGTLLD, encoded by the coding sequence ATGCACATCAGGAATGGATACAGATCCTCTCTGACTTTTGTATTCCTTCTTCTTTTAATTGCCGGATGTAGCAAAGAACCTGAATACGAAAGGCCCAATATCCTTTGGATCACAAGCGAGGATAACAGCCCGTTTATCGGTGCTTATGGCGACTCACTGGCCGTAACTCCAAATATTGATCGCCTGGCAGACCGTGGTATTTTGTTTGAAAATGCTTTCGCCACTACTCCCGTTTGTGCGCCATCCCGTTTCACAATTATCACGGGAACGTACGGCAACTCGATGGGAACAGAACAAATGCGGAGTACGTATCCTGTCCCTGATTTCGTGAAATTTTTCCCCCGTTATTTACGCGAAGCGGGATATTATACTACCAATAATGTAAAGAAAGACTACAATACTGTCGATCAACCCGAAGCTTGGGATGAATCCAGCAACACAGCCCATTACCGAAACAGGGAGGAGGGACAACCGTTTTTCCATATTCGAAATTTTACAACAACACACGAAAGCCAGCTACATACCCCAATTGATACGCTGATCCATGATCCCGACCAGATGCTTGTGCCGCCTTACCACCCGGATACGGATAGTGTACGGGCCGACTGGGCACGTTATTATGATTTGATCACCAAACTCGACAGCCAGGTTGGAGAAGTATTGGATGAATTAGAGGCTTCGGGCGAAGCTGAGAATACGATTGTATTCTATTACAGCGATCACGGTGGTGTGCTGCCCAGAAGCAAACGGTTCATGTACGAATCCGGTTTGCATATCCCCATGATTATTTACCTGCCGCCAAAATACGCCCATTTGGGTCCGGAACAGGATCGAACAGACAGGTTGGTTTCTTTTGTCGATCTGGCGCCGACGGTATTAAGCCTGGCAGGGATTGAGCCGCCTGAGTGGATGGACGGAGAAGCGTTTTTAGGTGAATTTGCTGCTGCAGAACGTGAGTATATTCACGCTTACCGGGGCAGGATGGATGAACGATATGATCTGGTTCGGGCCGTGAGGAATAAAGAGTATCTCTATGTGCACAACTACATGCCGAACCGTATTTATGGGCAACACCTTAGTTATCTTTGGAGATCACGGACCATGAAGGAGTGGGATGAACTCTACCAGACTGGAAATTTAAATGAAGTCCAGCGCCGGTTCTTTGAAGAAAAACCCGTTGAAGAACTCTACAAAATTTCCGAGGATCCTCATAACATCAACAATCTTGCGTTTCAGGAGGAATACCAGGAAATATTGATGCACATGCGGAATGTAAACCTAAACTGGATGATCTTGCAGCGAGATCTTGGCTTCATTCAGGAATCTCGTATTGACAGCCTTCGTGCAAACAGATCCCTGTATAGTGCAGTGAGAGATCAAAATATTCCGATAGCTGAGATTATTGTTTCAGCAGAAATTGCTTCGCTTGAGGGAGTAACCGATAGGAACCATCTCTCGGAATTTTTGAATCACGATGACTCTTCTGTGCGTTACTGGGCTGCCAGAAGATTGATAGCAGATAAAGAGTCTGCACAGGATTTTTATGAAAAACTTCTGGAGCTGGCCGAAGATCCTTCGCCGGGCGTTCGAATTTCAGCAGCAGAGGCTTTGTATGGACTCGGGGAGACAGAAACAGCATATAACATTATAAATGAAGCACTGGATCACGAGAATTTTTCAGTTCAACTAATGGCTTTGAATTTTCTGGAAGCGATAGATATCAGCGAATTTCCCCCGACACTATTTGAAAAAATATCTGCTCTGTATGAATCATCAGCTAATGATTCCTTCGAAACCGATTATTACATTAACAGGGCAACGGGTACCTTGTTAGATTAA
- a CDS encoding DUF1697 domain-containing protein — MTTYIALLRAINVGGYRKIKMQDLREMLKKMGFTSIQTYIQSGNVIFDSEETDARNLSKSIEEQILSDFGHDVPVMIRTREQLKNLIEKNPFDGQDEDPFMLYVTFFLEPPSENKQQELAALTSDIERFEFLNGELFSLIDKKTDQKVNFSNAFVEKIIGIPGTGRNWRSVNRIYEMAAD, encoded by the coding sequence ATGACTACATATATCGCACTGTTACGGGCCATTAACGTTGGCGGCTATCGAAAAATCAAGATGCAGGATCTTCGCGAGATGTTGAAAAAGATGGGATTCACGAGTATTCAAACCTACATCCAAAGCGGAAATGTAATTTTTGATTCTGAAGAAACGGATGCCCGCAACTTAAGCAAATCCATCGAGGAGCAGATTTTGTCGGATTTCGGCCATGACGTGCCCGTTATGATTCGAACCAGAGAGCAACTGAAAAACCTGATTGAGAAGAATCCGTTTGATGGTCAGGATGAAGATCCGTTTATGCTTTACGTTACTTTTTTTCTTGAACCGCCATCGGAGAATAAGCAACAAGAACTGGCAGCATTGACCAGCGATATCGAAAGATTTGAGTTTTTAAATGGCGAACTTTTCAGCCTGATTGATAAAAAAACGGATCAAAAGGTAAATTTTTCAAACGCATTTGTTGAAAAAATAATTGGCATTCCGGGCACCGGCCGAAACTGGAGAAGCGTGAACCGGATTTATGAAATGGCTGCGGATTAG
- a CDS encoding DUF3224 domain-containing protein yields MSSQIECTFKIESWDETEFSKSKEGPQLHRASVTQSYSGALEASSTIEYLMTTFRNDFSKFVGFEEIIGELEGKSGSFILNHTGTHEDGEAKSTFEIIPHSGTGELEGISGKGHYEATDDQTIFKLLYEFTES; encoded by the coding sequence ATGAGTTCTCAAATTGAATGTACTTTTAAAATTGAAAGCTGGGATGAAACTGAATTCTCAAAATCTAAAGAGGGCCCGCAACTCCACCGAGCCAGCGTTACACAATCGTACTCAGGCGCACTTGAGGCTTCGAGTACCATTGAATATTTGATGACAACATTCCGAAATGATTTCAGTAAGTTTGTTGGCTTTGAAGAAATTATTGGAGAACTTGAAGGCAAATCAGGTAGCTTTATTTTGAATCATACCGGAACGCATGAAGATGGCGAAGCCAAATCCACATTTGAAATCATTCCGCACTCCGGAACCGGCGAGCTGGAAGGCATTTCCGGAAAGGGACATTACGAAGCTACTGATGATCAAACAATCTTTAAATTGCTCTATGAATTTACTGAGAGCTAA
- a CDS encoding putative phage abortive infection protein: MKVLENALEGTEIEPSTYVNILQSQLSDSFIALLYFNAISDYSRNSEDEFEFRNRLDKYEFF; the protein is encoded by the coding sequence ATTAAAGTTTTAGAAAATGCTCTAGAAGGCACTGAAATTGAACCATCTACTTATGTAAATATTTTACAATCACAACTCTCTGATTCATTTATTGCTTTACTTTATTTTAATGCAATATCTGATTATTCACGTAACTCTGAAGATGAATTTGAATTCCGAAATAGATTAGATAAATATGAGTTTTTTTAA
- a CDS encoding YdeI/OmpD-associated family protein, translating to MPDDILFFESPDLFRNWLEDNHDKADAQWIGYYKVATGKPSIQWEESVREALCFGWIDGLRKSIDEESYKIRFTPRRPKSLWSAKNIQMMKELVEQGKMMKPGLKVYEKRDKKSSRQASYESEDFELKKEYEDKIRQNKEAWTFFEELAPSYTRISIHWVMSAKREDTRQRRLRILIESCENQQKIPLFQS from the coding sequence ATGCCTGATGATATCCTCTTTTTTGAATCTCCGGACCTCTTTCGGAACTGGCTGGAGGATAACCACGATAAAGCAGATGCACAATGGATTGGCTACTATAAAGTAGCAACCGGAAAACCCAGCATTCAATGGGAAGAGTCTGTACGTGAAGCACTCTGTTTTGGCTGGATTGACGGCCTTCGAAAATCAATTGATGAAGAAAGCTACAAAATCCGTTTTACTCCCCGAAGACCGAAGAGTCTCTGGAGTGCTAAAAACATTCAGATGATGAAAGAACTGGTCGAACAGGGAAAAATGATGAAGCCCGGCTTGAAAGTCTATGAAAAACGAGACAAAAAAAGTTCGAGGCAAGCCTCTTATGAAAGTGAGGATTTCGAACTAAAGAAAGAGTATGAGGATAAAATCCGGCAAAACAAAGAAGCATGGACATTCTTCGAAGAACTTGCTCCCAGCTATACACGAATATCCATCCATTGGGTGATGAGTGCCAAACGTGAAGATACCCGCCAAAGACGACTCAGGATCCTGATTGAGTCTTGTGAAAATCAACAGAAAATTCCGCTCTTTCAGAGTTAG
- a CDS encoding DUF433 domain-containing protein yields MANSDKTIERRKDILGGTPVFKGTRVPVSTFFEYLEAGHSIPEFLGDFPTVSKEQAIQVLESFKDQLLQPQ; encoded by the coding sequence ATGGCTAATTCAGATAAAACCATAGAACGACGAAAAGACATCCTCGGGGGAACCCCGGTATTCAAGGGAACACGAGTTCCGGTGAGTACTTTTTTCGAATACCTGGAAGCCGGCCATTCTATTCCTGAATTCCTGGGAGATTTCCCAACTGTTTCTAAAGAACAAGCCATTCAGGTTCTTGAATCATTCAAAGATCAACTCCTTCAGCCACAATGA
- a CDS encoding helix-turn-helix domain-containing protein has protein sequence MLKIHKINRRTYPNFVHHLYSVLFEAGITPHSFSDSSDDENRKEWRLPSDVILKDKVGKVIIYIEQHLTEDLSLNKLADEIELSKYQLIRGFQKEEGTTPWKFLVHKRIENVKKLLEDGMSPGQAAVESGFYDQSHMNKAFREATGQTPKEYQEKNFKNKN, from the coding sequence ATGCTGAAAATCCATAAAATTAATCGTCGCACCTACCCGAATTTCGTACATCATTTATACTCTGTTCTTTTTGAAGCCGGTATAACACCTCACTCTTTTTCAGATTCTTCGGATGATGAAAACAGAAAAGAATGGCGGTTGCCTTCCGATGTTATTCTCAAAGATAAAGTCGGAAAGGTGATTATCTACATCGAGCAGCACCTGACAGAAGATTTGAGTTTGAATAAACTGGCTGATGAAATTGAACTCAGTAAATATCAGCTTATTCGTGGATTTCAAAAAGAAGAAGGGACGACCCCGTGGAAATTCCTGGTTCATAAACGAATTGAAAACGTTAAAAAATTACTGGAAGATGGAATGTCACCCGGACAGGCAGCTGTGGAATCCGGGTTCTACGACCAAAGCCATATGAATAAAGCTTTTCGCGAGGCGACCGGGCAAACGCCGAAGGAATATCAGGAGAAGAATTTTAAAAATAAAAACTGA
- a CDS encoding ATP-dependent Clp protease proteolytic subunit — MENNKRLSFQFTVADRLFRSRILMINGEITQELVGNISSQLLALASISNDPITLFIHSQGGHVESGDSIHDIIRFIDAKVRIVGNGWVASAGALIYVSVPQKDRYCLPNTRFLLHQPAGGVRGSGSDIAIEAEEIVKMRRRLNEIFANGTGQPLDKIERDTQRNFWLTATEAKDYGLVGTIIEKISDIK; from the coding sequence ATGGAAAACAATAAACGTCTCTCCTTTCAATTTACAGTTGCCGATCGTCTTTTCCGGTCGAGGATTTTGATGATCAATGGAGAAATTACACAGGAGCTGGTTGGCAACATTAGTTCACAATTGCTGGCACTCGCTTCAATATCAAATGATCCGATCACCCTTTTTATTCATTCCCAGGGTGGACATGTGGAGTCCGGTGATTCCATTCACGACATCATCCGTTTTATCGACGCAAAGGTTCGAATTGTTGGCAATGGCTGGGTGGCCAGCGCCGGAGCCTTGATTTACGTATCCGTTCCTCAAAAAGATCGTTACTGCCTGCCAAATACCCGATTCTTATTGCATCAACCGGCAGGCGGTGTTCGGGGAAGTGGAAGTGATATCGCCATTGAAGCCGAAGAGATTGTGAAAATGAGACGACGGCTCAACGAAATATTTGCAAATGGAACCGGCCAACCACTCGATAAAATTGAACGGGATACCCAACGAAATTTCTGGCTGACTGCAACCGAAGCGAAGGATTACGGACTTGTCGGAACGATCATCGAAAAAATATCAGACATAAAATAA
- a CDS encoding SRPBCC domain-containing protein: MTTDKTKVESKGKVLIIERIFEAPPSLMFDIWTDCKHLKHWWGPKEWPMHECEMDFREGGSWLYCMRGPNEGDEAWGKFIYDEIRKPHKIVYRDYFTDSTGTINEELPGSKTVLEFFEHNGFTRQVSATEYESPESLKTVLDMGMIEGMNSSMERLDEYLETIQE; this comes from the coding sequence ATGACCACTGATAAAACCAAAGTTGAATCAAAAGGAAAAGTCCTGATTATCGAGCGGATTTTTGAAGCCCCGCCCTCTTTAATGTTCGATATATGGACTGATTGCAAACACCTGAAACACTGGTGGGGACCCAAAGAGTGGCCCATGCATGAATGTGAAATGGATTTTCGTGAAGGAGGATCGTGGCTTTACTGTATGCGCGGCCCCAATGAAGGAGACGAAGCCTGGGGAAAATTCATCTATGATGAGATCCGGAAACCCCACAAAATCGTTTACCGGGATTACTTTACCGATAGTACCGGAACCATCAACGAAGAACTTCCCGGCTCAAAAACAGTTCTGGAATTTTTTGAACACAATGGCTTCACCCGGCAAGTGAGTGCCACAGAATATGAATCTCCCGAAAGCCTCAAAACAGTATTGGATATGGGAATGATTGAAGGCATGAACAGCTCCATGGAGCGGTTGGATGAATACTTAGAAACCATACAGGAGTGA